In Deinococcus irradiatisoli, the genomic stretch GGCAGGCCGAGCTGGGCGAGACGCGCCCGCCCCTGCTGGTCAACGTGACGCCCATCGGCATGGCCGGCGGCCCGGAAGCGGCTCAGCTGGCGTTCCCGGAAGCAGCACTGGCCGCCGCCGAGACGGTGTTCGACGTGGTCGCGCTGCCTGCCGAAACGCCCCTCATTCGCGCCGCCCGCGTCGCCGGCAAGCAGGTGATCTCCGGCGCGGAGGTCGCGGCCTTGCAGGCCCTGGAGCAGTTCGTGCTGTATACCGGAGTGCGGCCCAGCGCCGAGCAGGTCCAGCGCGCCGCCGGGTTCGCCCGCTCGACCTAAACGAGGAAACACTATGCCCCGAATCTGGAAATTTGGCGATTCCGTGAACACCGACGACATCCTGCCCGGCAAATTCGCGCCGTTCATGGCCGGCGAGGACAAGTTTCAGACCTTCGCCTTCCACTACATCCGCCCGGAATTCGCCGCCGAGGTGCGGCCCGGCGACGTGCTGATCGGCGGCCGCAACTGGGGCCTGGGCAGCAGCCGCGAGTACGCCCCGGCAGCGCTCAAGAAGCTGCAGGTGGGCGGCATCATCGCGCCGAGCTTCGCCCGCATTCATTACCGCAATTTGCTCAACCTCGGTATACCGGCCTTCGAGGCCGACCTCACCGGATCGCTGCAAGACGGCGACGAGGTGACGCTCGACGTGGAAAGCGGGGTGCTGCGGCGCGGCGACGACACCTTTCAGCTTCCGCCACCGCCGGCCTTTCTCACCGAGGCGCTCAAGGAAGGCAGCATCCTGGCGTTCTACAAAAAGCACCAGCGCTTTCCCGGCGAGGCCGCGCCCGAGGACGTGCCGGGCGGAACGCTAGACTGACGGCATGGCCATTCTGGAAATCGATTGCC encodes the following:
- a CDS encoding homoaconitate hydratase (catalyzes the formation of homoisocitrate from cis-homoaconitate) is translated as MPRIWKFGDSVNTDDILPGKFAPFMAGEDKFQTFAFHYIRPEFAAEVRPGDVLIGGRNWGLGSSREYAPAALKKLQVGGIIAPSFARIHYRNLLNLGIPAFEADLTGSLQDGDEVTLDVESGVLRRGDDTFQLPPPPAFLTEALKEGSILAFYKKHQRFPGEAAPEDVPGGTLD